One window of the Pseudofrankia sp. DC12 genome contains the following:
- a CDS encoding DUF6444 domain-containing protein, giving the protein MGRPSYDELAALVVAQATIIADQAARIEVLKSQVEALTGRIAELEARLAATSKNWSRTPSSDGSRCGAGSGCIGRRSGDGRASGGRSGWADTHPLGWLMADGR; this is encoded by the coding sequence ATGGGGCGGCCGAGTTACGACGAGCTTGCGGCTTTGGTTGTCGCGCAGGCAACGATTATCGCCGATCAGGCCGCCCGGATTGAAGTGTTGAAATCGCAGGTTGAGGCGTTAACCGGGCGGATCGCTGAACTGGAAGCCCGGTTGGCCGCGACGTCGAAGAACTGGTCGAGGACTCCGTCATCGGATGGGTCGCGGTGCGGAGCCGGGAGCGGCTGCATCGGTCGTCGCTCGGGCGATGGCCGCGCTTCAGGAGGCCGGAGTGGCTGGGCCGACACGCATCCCTTGGGGTGGCTGATGGCTGATGGCCGGTGA